A genomic window from Fusarium verticillioides 7600 chromosome 5, whole genome shotgun sequence includes:
- a CDS encoding HAT1-interacting factor 1: MSEATEQTAPVVDETAKAIEEPQVSPEKPAEEKPAEETATPSIDTLGPSDAQKAADQAESTTITPLIGTPSVGTPNTDYLIANDQDPNSKKVTIADLSAKGSALYAHKNYEEAAEVFSRASVLQAEVNGETSPDNAEILFHYGRSLFRVGQSKSDVLGGPAASEKKKSAEAKSKKPAQTEAQKVTQEGVGIVAEQGEKKTEDIKGDKKPLFQFTGDENFDESDEEEAEGEGEEEEDDDDLATAFEILDLARVCFMKKLELLEQEESETSGKGKEAAEGDSPTVRHVKERLADTHDALAEISLENERYTQAPPNFQLCPNHNTHTDIPMPLKTEEPRSNTSWSCTLRSQRSLLKLTSSFPWRWNSLL; the protein is encoded by the exons ATGTCTGAAGCTACAGAGCAAACTGCGCCTGTCGTGGATGAGACGGCCAAGGCCATCGAAGAGCCCCAAGTTTCCCCTGAGAAGccggctgaggagaagccagCCGAAGAGACCGCGACCCCATCCATTGATACTCTCGGTCCTTCTGATGCCCAGAAAGCTGCCGACCAAGCAGAGTCCACTACCATCACTCCCCTCATCGGCACACCCAGCGTCGGCACACCCAACACCGACTACCTCATCGCGAACGATCAAGACCCCAACTCTAAAAAGGTCACAATTGCCGACCTGTCAGCAAAGGGATCTGCCCTGTATGCCCACAAGAACTACGAGGAGGCCGCTGAGGTCTTCTCACGTGCCAGTGTTCTTCAAGCCGAAGTCAACGGCGAGACGTCACCTGATAATGCCGAGATCCTTTTTCACTATGGTCGCAGCTTGTTTAGAGTTGGCCAAAGCAAGAGCGATGTTCTAGGAGGCCCTGCAGcttctgagaagaagaagagcgcagaggccaagtccaagaagcctgcgCAGACCGAGGCACAGAAGGTGACGCAAGAAGGTGTCGGGATTGTTGCCGAgcagggagagaagaagactgaggaCATCAAGGGAGATAAGAAGCCCCTGTTCCAGTTTACTGGCGACGAGAACTTTGACGAGtcagacgaggaagag GCCGAGggcgaaggtgaagaagaggaagatgatgatgacctgGCTACTGCTTTTGAGATCCTCGACCTTGCCCGAGTTTGCTTCATGAAGAAACTCGAGCTTCTGGAACAGGAGGAATCCGAGACCAgcggcaaaggcaaagaggcTGCAGAGGGCGATTCGCCTACCGTCCGGCACGTGAAAGAGCGTCTTGCAGACACTCATGATGCCCTCGCTGAGATTTCTCTCGAGAATGAACGGTACACGCAAGCCCCCCCGAATTTTCAGCTTTGTCCTAACCACAACACTCATACAGATATCCCAATGCCATTGAAGACGGAAGAACCTCGCTCAAATACAAGCTGGAGCTGTACCCTGAGGAGTCAGAGGTCATTGCTGAAGCTCACTTCAAGCTTTCCCTGGCGTTGGAATTCGCTTCTGTGA
- a CDS encoding 3-dehydroquinate dehydratase I: MAAVQSILAETLPGPTPSIALNGATEPTTMQIDRSSSSPVMVNESTFGSTPAKGDSRIVVIVHGPGQEHIVSVFAEVLGTPCRTRNGFDEVSSEDSGFVVGVAANEAKSDVAARNRNLVVAINTHCVNLGMPPDTQLSTHCDYEFLYTESPFFRRDLARFISFTLGQINYHEALMAKPRTYFISTTFPDVHAALPNIDILTVGADAVEIRVDLLREPVGDGNYSEVPSLSYVGEQVMLLRQRTELPIIFTTRCVRENGRFPMDKPELYYEYLYRAIQWGVEYIDVELWLPEEIRKKLHEQRGNSRIMSAFHDFSGNFRWPSTYAQEVFQRSIPYADIIKMIAIINEHNENFELEYFRSKMRAEYPNAPPFSAVNMGEVGQFSRTLNPVFTPITHPLLPLIAAPGQLSAAEINAALSLLGQLPRKRIYGINSSSSRNATPQAPFYEKCINELGLPHQFAVVERHPNNPRSLETWCNQKHFGGAYLNPGLPHNALTKVSPFFAGLNGGNGPILTEAARVIGVVDTIVVQSGTSSRSSSPGSMPSSPRQRQNDSVDLGSQSGLGSSTSLVFDNAGWKGILSTLTRDLAPSAYFGRSAVVMASSSDDAAPVFFAMRALKISKIYTVGFRTPSNLARNAPPIEPFISLESLQRARSVEDDSAPFVIVSALSSEKSHLVGMLLRAFGGVGPKGATNTKKVFLDLADGAVRKSSDPGLIAEKNGFAAYGADDVAAFTTVESLRLLVGQNVPYSFVRLASGSHRYGV; the protein is encoded by the coding sequence ATGGCCGCCGTTCAATCGATATTAGCGGAAACCCTTCCTGGACCGACGCCCTCAATTGCCTTAAATGGCGCCACCGAACCAACCACTATGCAGATCGACCGGTCGAGTTCGAGTCCAGTAATGGTCAACGAGAGCACGTTTGGAAGCACACCGGCAAAGGGAGACTCTAGAATCGTCGTCATTGTGCATGgaccaggccaagaacaCATCGTCTCGGTCTTCGCAGAGGTGCTGGGTACACCGTGCAGAACACGGAATGGGTTCGACGAGGTCTCGTCTGAGGATTCTGGTTTCGTCGTAGGAGTTGCAGCAAACGAAGCGAAGTCAGACGTTGCTGCACGCAATCGCAATCTCGTTGTTGCAATAAATACTCACTGTGTGAATCTAGGGATGCCTCCTGACACCCAACTTTCCACCCATTGCGACTACGAATTCCTCTATACCGAATCCCCGTTCTTCCGTCGCGACCTGGCTAGATTTATCTCATTTACTTTGGGTCAGATTAACTACCATGAAGCTCTCATGGCAAAGCCGAGAACCTATTTCATCTCCACCACCTTCCCGGATGTTCACGCCGCTCTGCCTAATATCGATATCCTAACTGTTGGCGCTGATGCGGTTGAGATCAGAGTTGATTTACTCAGAGAACcagttggcgatggcaacTATTCGGAAGTCCCCAGCCTCAGCTATGTTGGAGAACAGGTTATGCTCCTCCGCCAGCGGACAGAGCTTCCCATTATCTTCACAACACGGTGTGTAAGAGAGAATGGAAGGTTCCCCATGGACAAACCCGAGCTGTACTACGAATACCTCTACCGTGCGATTCAGTGGGGTGTAGAATACATTGATGTAGAACTTTGGCTTCCAGAAGAGATCCGCAAGAAGCTCCATGAGCAGCGGGGAAACTCTCGCATCATGTCGGCGTTCCACGACTTTTCAGGCAATTTCAGATGGCCGTCGACGTATGCTCAGGAGGTGTTCCAAAGATCTATCCCCTACgccgatatcatcaagatgattgCTATAATCAACGAACACAACGAGAACTTCGAGCTAGAGTATTTCCGTTCCAAGATGCGTGCCGAGTACCCCAATGCACCACCCTTCTCCGCCGTCAACATGGGCGAAGTTGGTCAGTTCTCAAGGACTCTGAACCCCGTCTTCACACCTATCACCCACccacttcttcctctcatcgCTGCTCCCGGGCAATTGAGCGCTGCCGAGATCAATGCTGCTTTATCACTTCTGGGTCAACTACCACGAAAGCGCATCTATGGCATCAACAGCTCGTCGTCTCGAAACGCCACACCGCAGGCTCCCTTTTATGAAAAGTGTATAAACGAACTGGGTCTTCCACATCAATTTGCAGTTGTCGAAAGGCATCCAAACAACCCAAGGAGTTTGGAGACATGGTGTAATCAGAAACATTTCGGAGGCGCTTATCTCAATCCGGGTCTACCACATAATGCATTGACAAAGGTTAGCCCATTCTTCGCTGGGTTGAACGGTGGCAATGGGCCAATCTTGACGGAGGCGGCTCGCGTTATCGGAGTTGTCGACACCATCGTGGTCCAGTCAGGCACCTCATCCAGATCGTCGTCTCCGGGCTCAATGCCATCGAGCCCACGACAACGACAGAACGACTCGGTTGATCTCGGCAGCCAGTCTGGTTTAGGCTCGTCGACCTCCCTTGTATTCGACAATGCTGGATGGAAGGGTATTCTCAGCACACTTACAAGAGACCTGGCGCCATCCGCGTACTTCGGCCGCTCGGCCGTTGtcatggcatcttcttcagatgatgcagcCCCTGTATTCTTCGCCATGAGAGctctcaagatctccaagatctaTACTGTTGGCTTCCGCACACCTAGTAATCTTGCTCGAAATGCGCCTCCCATCGAGCCGTTTATCAGCCTCGAAAGTCTGCAACGTGCACGCTCAGTAGAAGACGATAGTGCGCCTTTTGTCATCGTGTCAGCTCTTAGTTCGGAAAAGAGTCATCTAGTTGGTATGTTGCTACGAGCCTTTGGAGGAGTCGGACCCAAGGGAGCAACCAACACGAAGAAGGTGTTTCTTGACCTGGCAGACGGCGCTGTCAGGAAGAGTTCTGACCCAGGGCTCATCGCTGAGAAAAACGGATTCGCTGCCTATGGAGCGGACGATGTCGCAGCATTTACAACGGTCGAAAGCTTGAGGTTACTCGTTGGGCAAAATGTGCCCTATAGCTTTGTTAGACTGGCAAGCGGAAGTCATCGCTACGGCGTTTGA
- a CDS encoding HAT1-interacting factor 1 produces the protein MSEATEQTAPVVDETAKAIEEPQVSPEKPAEEKPAEETATPSIDTLGPSDAQKAADQAESTTITPLIGTPSVGTPNTDYLIANDQDPNSKKVTIADLSAKGSALYAHKNYEEAAEVFSRASVLQAEVNGETSPDNAEILFHYGRSLFRVGQSKSDVLGGPAASEKKKSAEAKSKKPAQTEAQKVTQEGVGIVAEQGEKKTEDIKGDKKPLFQFTGDENFDESDEEEAEGEGEEEEDDDDLATAFEILDLARVCFMKKLELLEQEESETSGKGKEAAEGDSPTVRHVKERLADTHDALAEISLENERYPNAIEDGRTSLKYKLELYPEESEVIAEAHFKLSLALEFASVTTAGDDGANSKREEMDQGLRDEAVKEMELAIKSSKLKLQNKEVELATMASPEDNELARKSIQEMKEVIGDMEQRLVELRNDPIDAKDILGADAGPIGGILGAALGESAAETKARVDEAKKTATDLSGLVRKKNKDEPAAEEPEAARAPEAETNGKRKAEEPAEDPETKKAKVEA, from the exons ATGTCTGAAGCTACAGAGCAAACTGCGCCTGTCGTGGATGAGACGGCCAAGGCCATCGAAGAGCCCCAAGTTTCCCCTGAGAAGccggctgaggagaagccagCCGAAGAGACCGCGACCCCATCCATTGATACTCTCGGTCCTTCTGATGCCCAGAAAGCTGCCGACCAAGCAGAGTCCACTACCATCACTCCCCTCATCGGCACACCCAGCGTCGGCACACCCAACACCGACTACCTCATCGCGAACGATCAAGACCCCAACTCTAAAAAGGTCACAATTGCCGACCTGTCAGCAAAGGGATCTGCCCTGTATGCCCACAAGAACTACGAGGAGGCCGCTGAGGTCTTCTCACGTGCCAGTGTTCTTCAAGCCGAAGTCAACGGCGAGACGTCACCTGATAATGCCGAGATCCTTTTTCACTATGGTCGCAGCTTGTTTAGAGTTGGCCAAAGCAAGAGCGATGTTCTAGGAGGCCCTGCAGcttctgagaagaagaagagcgcagaggccaagtccaagaagcctgcgCAGACCGAGGCACAGAAGGTGACGCAAGAAGGTGTCGGGATTGTTGCCGAgcagggagagaagaagactgaggaCATCAAGGGAGATAAGAAGCCCCTGTTCCAGTTTACTGGCGACGAGAACTTTGACGAGtcagacgaggaagag GCCGAGggcgaaggtgaagaagaggaagatgatgatgacctgGCTACTGCTTTTGAGATCCTCGACCTTGCCCGAGTTTGCTTCATGAAGAAACTCGAGCTTCTGGAACAGGAGGAATCCGAGACCAgcggcaaaggcaaagaggcTGCAGAGGGCGATTCGCCTACCGTCCGGCACGTGAAAGAGCGTCTTGCAGACACTCATGATGCCCTCGCTGAGATTTCTCTCGAGAATGAACG ATATCCCAATGCCATTGAAGACGGAAGAACCTCGCTCAAATACAAGCTGGAGCTGTACCCTGAGGAGTCAGAGGTCATTGCTGAAGCTCACTTCAAGCTTTCCCTGGCGTTGGAATTCGCTTCTGTGACAACTGCTGGTGACGATGGCGCAAATTCCAAGCGAGAGGAGATGGACCAAGGTCTGCGAGATGAAGCCGTCAAGGAAATGGAGCTCGCCATCAAGAGCTCAAAGCTTAAGCTACAGAAtaaggaggttgagctggCCACTATGGCCTCCCCTGAGGATAATGAGCTGGCACGCAAATCCAtccaggagatgaaggaagtCATTGGGGACATGGAGCAACGA CTCGTCGAACTGCGCAATGACCCCATTGACGCCAAGGACATTCTGGGTGCTGATGCTGGACCCATCGGTGGCATTCTTGGAGCTGCTCTTGGCGAGTCTGCTGCCGAGACCAAGGCCcgtgttgatgaggctaAGAAGACAGCAACTGATCTTAGTGGACTTGTccgcaagaagaacaaagacgaACCTGCCGCCGAGGAACCTGAAGCTGCACGCGCGCCTGAAGCGGAGACCAACGGCAAGCGAAAGGCAGAAGAGCCCGCTGAAGAtcccgagaccaagaaggccaaggtgGAAGCTTAG